Part of the Candidatus Desulfofervidus auxilii genome is shown below.
TCTGCCCCCGAACGCCAACATCCAGGTGGTAATCCAGCTTTGAGGCAGGTATGGTCAAGAAATGTATCTCTGTCCCAACCATGTTCTGTTGCTACTTGAGGTAAAAGGACTCCACGATTAAATCCCTTTATTAAGTAAATTCCATGTACACCTACTTTTATCTGATTTACATCTGTAATCCTCTCTAAAGGAGAAAGAACTGATATTTCAATTTCAATATTTTTCATCTCTTCTAAGCTTACTGGAGGAAAACGAGGATCACGAAATGCTGCTTCAATCGCCATTTCCTGAACAGTGAGATAAAGGGGTTTTTCTCCTATAAGAGAACCAATACAACCTCTTAATTGACCATTTTTGTGTAGTGTAACAAAGGCTCCACAATATTTTGTAAGTTCGGATTCATCAACTCGCACTTGAGGTAATTCTCGATTTTGAAGTGTAGCCATAATGGTATCCCGAGCAAGGGATAATAAAAATTTTTTTTGTTCTTTATTAAGAGACATTTTAACTTTCCCCCAATTCTTTTTCTCTTACTTTAAAAATAACTTGTTTTTGCAATGCTTCTAGTTTAGGACCTAATTCTACTGGAAATGTTTCAGGATTAACTAAACGTTTATAAGTGTCATCCAGCATAGAGAATTCTAATTGAAATCTTTCTCTGATTTCATTTAATGAAGGTGATGATTGCAATCTTTTTCCTTTTTTCATAACTGGTTTTAACAAAGGTTCTCCTTCAAGCTCCTCATCTCTTAAAGCAATAATGTCTTTTTTAAGAGAATTTCCATCTGTTATTCTAAAAACCTGTTTTTCACCTACTAAAGTCCTTTTTCCTGTACTTAATTTTAGTACTGGACGTCCATCATAATTAACAAGCTTATAAGCAATGTCTGCATAAGGGGCATCAGCTGAAACACCCATTTTTGTACCTACACCAAATGCATCTATCTCTGCTCCTTCCTCAATAACTTTAGCAATTTTATATTCATCAAAACCACCACTGGCAAAGATAGAAATATCATTAAGTCCTGCTTCTTTAAAAATTGCCTTTACTTCTTTACTTAAAGATGCCATATCACCGCTATCAAGTCTCACACCTTTTAATTTTTTCCCTCTATTTAACATTTCTTTTCCTACAATAGCTGCTTTGTGTGCACCAATAATAGTATCATAGGTATCAATTAAAAAAACTGTATCTTCAGGAAACATTTCTGCAAATGCTCTAAATGCATCTATTTCTCTTTCAAAGCTTGTGACAAAGGAATGCGCCATGGTACCAAAAACAGGAATGTTGTATAGTTTTCCAGCTAATACATTGCTTGTTCCTATAAAACCTGCAATATAACTTACCCTTGCTACTTTAAGACCTGCATCTATTCCTTGAGTGCGCCTTAAAGAAAAATCCACTAATTTTTTTCCTTTAGCTGCATGAACACACCTAGCTGCTTTAGTAGCAATTGTTACCTGAAGATTTATAGCATTCATTACAAAGGTTTCTACTAACTGTGCTTCAATGATAGGGGCAGTTATTTCTAAAATAGGTTCATCTTTAAAGAATAATCTACCTTCAGGAATGGCAAAAACATCTCCTGTGAAACGAAGAGTACTTAAATAATGTAAAAAATCTTTTGAAAAGAAAGAAAGGCTATCAAGATAGTCTAAATCTTCTTGATCGAAATGAAAAGATTCTAAAAATTCTAAAACATCTTCGAGTCCTGCACTAACAAAATAGCCTCGATTTGGTGGATATTCTCGGATAAAAAGACTAAAAGTTGCCGGTGCAAACATTTTTTTCTGATAATAACAAGCAGCCATAGTAAATTCATAAAAATCTGTTATAAGGGCAAGATTATTTGGTCTCATTCCTCTCCCTCAAAGATTAACGCATTCTAGCTTAATTTTTCAAAACAGGCAAGAAATTAAGATTAGTGAGAATTAAGAGGATTAAAATTTAAGTATTTCATCTTCTTTTTTCTTTAATGCTTCTTCTACTTTTTTGATAAATTCATCAGTAATTTTTTGTACTTCTTCTTGTCCACGATGAAATTCGTCTTCGCTAATTTCTTTATTTTTTTTCATTTTTTTCAGTGTTTCATTAGCATCTCGGCGAATTTGTCTAATGGCTACTTTTGCTTCTTCTCCAATTTTATGTACTACTTTCACTAATTCTTTCCGCCTTTCCTCAGTTAGTGGGGGAATAGAAATACGGATAATTTTACCATCATTTGTAGGAGTTAATCCTAAATCTGATTTAAGGATAGCTTTTTCAATAGCTCCTAAAGATGAAGGATCCCAGGGTTGTATAGTGATAAGACGGCTTTCTGGTACAGAAATAGAGGCAAGCTGATTAAGAGGGGTTGGAGTACCATAATAGTCTACTTTTATTTCTTCTACTAATGCTACCGAAGCCCTACCTGTACGTATTTTCCCTAAATCATGCTCTAATACTTGTAATGTTTTTTTCATTCGAGTCCTTGCATCTTTATATACTTCATCTAACATAATTATCCCTCCTCAACAGACTTTAGTGCCAACTGGTTCACCAAAAATTGCCTTTTTAATGTTGCCAGGGATATTAATATTAAAGATAATAATAGGTAATTTATTTTCCATGCAAAGGGAAACAGCTGTTGCATCCATTACTTGAAGTTTTTTCTCTAACATTTCCATATAAGAAAGTTCATCATATTTTTTAGCATCAGCATATTGAAGAGGATCTTTTTCATAAACACCATCTACTTTAGTTGCTTTTAAAATTACTTCAGCCTTGATTTCGGCTGCACGAAGTGCAGCTGCTGTATCTGTAGTGAAATAAGGATTACCAGTACCAGCGCTAAAGATTACTATACGTCCTTTTTCCAAATGTCTAATAGCACGACGACGAATATAGGGCTCAGCCACTGCTCGCATAGGAATAGCAGTCATAACTCTTACTTCCATACCTTCTTTTTCTAAGGCTACTTGAAGGGCAAGGGCATTGATAACTGTTGCCAACATACCCATATAATCACCAGTAGCTTGGTCTATACCTAAGGCTTTTGCTTGGCGTCCTCGAAATATATTACCGCCACCTATCACAATTGCAGATTGAACACCAATTTTTACTATTTCAGCAATTTCTTTAGCTAAAAATTTTAAGACATCTGGACTTATACCAAAGGATTGTTCTCCTAAAAGTGCTTCACCACTAATTTTAAGCACTACCCTTTGATACTTGAGTTTCATCTGCCAATTTTTCTCCTAATTGAAACCGAACAAAACGGCGAATTACTATTTTTTCACCTGTTTTTGCTACCAATTCATTTAATAAATCTTTGACTTTTAAAGAATCATCACGAATGTAGGGCTGTTCTAATAAACAAGCTTCTTCAAAAAATTTTTCTAATTTACCTTCTACAATCCTTTCTATTACTTTTTCTGGCTTACCTGAGGCAATTGCTTGTTGACGGTAAATCTCTCTTTCTCTTTCAATTATCTCTGAAGATAAGTCTTCTTTACTTACAACTAAAGGATTAGTAGCAGCAATTTGCATAGCAATCTCTTTAACAAATTTCTGAAAGTCTTCTGTCCTAGCAACAAAGTCCGTTTCACAATTAACTTCTACTAATACGCCAATTTTACCACCTGCATGAATATAGGCATGAACAAGACCTTCTAATGCTGTCCTACCTGCCCTTTTTTGAGCCTTAGCCATTCCCTTTTTTCGCAACCATTCAATTGCTTTCTCCATATCCCCTTGCGACGCCTCTAATGCATGCTTGCAATCCATAATCCCCGCACCAGTCCTTTCCCTTAATTCCTTTATTTGAGCCATACTTACTGGCATTTTTCCCTCCTATTCTCCTAGAGATTGTTCTGATGCCATTTCTTCAGAAGCAACTGATTCTGCTGGTATCTCTTCAGCTGCTTCCTCGGCTAATGTAGCCATCTCTTTCTCATACCTTTCTTTCCCTTCAATACATGCATCAGCAATACGAGAAGTAATTAAACGAATAGCCCGAATGGCATCATCATTACCTGGTATGACATAATCTATTTCATCAGGATCACAATTTGTATCTACAATAGCAACAATGGGAATACCAAGTTTTCTTGCTTCATGAACAGCAATCTTTTCTTTGTGAGGATCAACAATATAAAGAACACCGGGCAATTCTTCCATATCTTTTATACCTTCAAGGTTTTTTCTCAATTTTTCAATTCGACGCTGAATCTGTAATGCCTCTTTTTTAGTAAAGTTTTGAATAGTGCCATCTTCAACCATACTTTCCAATTTCTTTAATTTTTCAATGCTTTTCTTAATAGTCTGAAAATTGGTTAAAGTGCCACCTAACCAACGATTACTTACATAGAACATACCACACCGTTTAGCTTCTTCTTCTATTGCTTCTTTTGCTTGACGTTTTGTCCCAACAAATAAAACTTTCTTCCCTTGAGCTACTTGTTCAACAATAAAGTCATAGGCAATTTTAAAGAGTTGGACTGTTTTTTGTAAATCAATGATATAAATGCCATTACGTGCTCCAAAGATATAAGGTTTCATCTTTGGATTCCAACGCCTTGTTTGGTGACCAAAATGTACACCAGCTTCTAATAATTCTTTCATCGTCACATAGGCCATAAAACCTCCTCCTTAATTTTTAAAAATAATGCAGGAGAGACATATCACATTGTATCCTATTTTGCAAGGTATTATGTCCGATAATAAGCGTTTAATTTTACATATTCTGGTGTCAAATCACAAGCATACCAAGTGATTGTTTTATTACCTCTGTGAAAATAAATTTTAATATTTATCTCTTTTTGAGTAAGATATTTTTTAGCTTCATCTTCTTTTCCTTGCCCTATCCCAGATTTTACTAGACATAAATTACCAAAATAAATATCAATCTTTTTAGGATCAAATTTTATACCAGACCGACCAATAGCAGCCATAATACGACCCCAATTTGGGTCACCTCCATAAATGGCAGTTTTTACTAAAAGAGAGTTAGCTAAAGTTGAAGCTATTTTTTCAGCTGCTTTTATAGATGGTGCTCCATGAATTTCAATAGTAATAAATTTAGATGCCCCTTCTCCATCCTTAACAATCATCTTAGCCAATTCAGATGCTACTTCAAAAAGACATTCTTCAAAAATGGGATGCACTTTTTCTAAAATATGATTTTTTGCATAACCATTAGCTAAAATTAAAGCAGTATCATTTGTACTAGTATCTCCATCTACTGAAATGCGATTAAATGTTTGAGATACAATTTTTTTAAAAATAACAGATAGTGGCTTATGGGCAATAGCTATATCTGTAAGAAAAAAGGCAAGCATTGTTGCCATATTGGGCATGATCATGCCTGCCCCTTTAGCAAAACCTAAAAGGGAAAAAACAGTATCGTTAATTTTTCCTTTTTTAAATACTATTTTTGGAAATGTATCAGTAGTCATAATTGCCTTAGCAGCCTCCTCCCATCCAACAGGTTTTAAGGAGGAAAGAAGTTTTTTAATACCATTGCGGATATCTCCCATAGGTAATGGTTCACCAATTATTCCAGTTGAGCAAATAAGTGTGTATTTTTCAGGAATTTTTAATCCTTTAGCCACAAGGGCAGTCATCTCTTTAGCATCTTTTTCTCCCTGTCTTCCTGTACAAGCATTGGCATTACCACTATTAATAATAATAGCCTGAGCCAGACCTGATTTTACCCTTTTTTTAGTCAATTTAACTGGTGCTGCCTTTACTTGATTGCAAGTAAATGTACCAGCAACTGTTGCTGGTTTTTCACTATAAATAAGCACCATATTGACAGCAGATTTAGTAGTACTTACTAAGAAACCAGGAATATTTATTTTTTTATTATACATTTCTTCCACAACAATGCTTGTATTTCTTTCCACTTCCACAGGGACAAGGCTCATTACGCCCAATTTTTCTAGTTTTACGTCTTACTGGTGTCCTCTTTGTCTCTTCACCATGACTTAAACGCATATCCTTTGGAGTTTCAGGACGTAAATCTGCAATTTCTTCTTCTCTTCTGATTTCTACTCTAAAAAGATGGGCAATAGTTTGTTCTTTAATTCTTTCAATCATTTCATGAAACATCATAAATCCTTCACGCTTATATTCTTGAAGAGGATCCTTTTGTCCATAACCTCTCAACCCAATACCTTCTCTTAAATAGTCCATAGAAATGAGGTGTTCTCGCCAAAGGGTATCTACTACTTGTAATACAATATATCTTTCTAAAAAACGCATATTTTCAGAACCAAAAAGCTTTTCTTTTTCAAAATAGGCATTTTTAGCCATTTCAGTAATATAAGAATATAATGCCTCTTGAGAAGAAGGATAGGGATTAAATTTTTCTAAAGATAAATTAAATGTTTGTTCTACTTGCTTTTTTAAACCTTCATAATCCCATTCTTCTGGATGGATGTTTTTAGGACAGTATGTTTCTATCAATCTTTCAGCAACATCTTCTATCATGCCTAAAATAGTTTCTTTAAGATTGCCTGCCATAGCTTCTCGCCGTTGACGATAAATGATTTCCCTTTGTTCATTAAGAACATCATCATATTCAAGAAGCTGCTTTCTGATTTCAAAGTTATGAGCTTCTACCCTTTTTTGAGCATTTTCAATAGCCTTTGAGACCCATTTATGCTCAATAGGCTCATCTTCATTCATACCAAAACGATCCATTAATGATGAAAGACGTTCTCCACCAAAAAGACGCAACAAGTCATCTTCTAAAGAAAGATAAAATCTGGAGGAACCGGGATCTCCTTGTCTTCCTGCCCTACCTCGAAGCTGATTATCTATCCGGCGACTTTCATGCCTTTCTGTACCAATAATGTGTAATCCACCTAGTTCTGCTACACCTTCTCCTAACACAATGTCTGTACCTCGACCAGCCATATTAGTAGCAATAGTTACTCTGCCTTTTTGACCTGCTAAAGCAACAATTTCAGCTTCTTTTGCATGATGCTTAGCATTTAAAACGGCATGAGGAATACCTTCTTTTTTCAGCATTTCACTTAATCTTTCTGATTTTTCAATAGAAACAGTACCTACCAAAACAGGTCTTCCTTGTTTATAAAGTTCTTTAATCTCTCTTACAACAGCCTTAAACTTTGCCCTTTCTGTCTTATAAATTACATCTGGATAATCAATGCGAATCATCTCTTTATGTGTAGGAATAACTACTACATCAAGATTATAAATCTCTTTAAATTCAGCAGCCTCAGTTTCAGCAGTACCTGTCATACCAGCTAATTTTTCATACATCCTAAAGTAATTTTGAAAGGTAATGGTAGCTAGTGTTTGATATTCACTTTGAACCTCAACCCCTTCTTTTGCCTCTAAGGCTTGATGCAAACCTTCGCTATAACGTCTTCCTGGCATAAGGCGTCCAGTAAATTCATCTACAATAATTACCTTTCCATCCTTAACAATATAATCTCTATCCTTTTTAAAAAGATGATGTGCTCTTAAACATTGATAAATAACATGAAGTACTTCTATATAACGAGGATCATAAAGATTTTCTATTTTTAAAAGTTTTTCCATTTTGGCTACCCCAGCCTCAGTTAGGGCAGCTGTTTTTGTTTTTTCATCTAGTGTAAAATCTATATCCTTTTTTAAATGAGGAATAAGACGATTTATTTGATAAAATAAGGCAGTACTGCGTTCAGCAGGGCCTGAAATAATAAGAGGAGTACGAGCCTCATCAATCAAAATACTGTCTACTTCATCTACAATTGCATAATAATGACCTCTTTGGACTACTTCAGAAATATCAAATTTCATATTATCTCTTAAGTAATCAAAACCAAATTCATTGTTTGTTCCATAAGTAATATCTGCATCATATGCCTTTTTTCGTTCTATATCATCCATATCATGCAAAATAACCCCAACTTCTAAACCCAAAAATCTATAAATACCACCCATCCATTCACTATCCCTTTTAGCCAGATAATCATTTACAGTAACAATATGTACTCCTTTACCAAGTAATGCATTTAAATAAGCAGGCATAGTAGCAGCTAGTGTTTTTCCTTCGCCTGTTTTCATCTCTGCAATCTTTCCTTCATGTAAAACAATGCCACCAATAACTTGAACATCAAAAGGACGCTGACCCAATACCCTTACTGCTGCTTCACGCACTACTGCAAATGCCTCTGGTAAGAGATCATCTAAAGTGGCACCTCTTTCTAATTTTTCTTTAAATTCTTTTGTTTTTTCCTTTAATTGAGCATCACTTAATTTTCTTATATTTGGTTCTAATTGATTAATTCTGTCTACAATAGCAGAAAGACGATTAAGCTCTCTTTCATTTTTTGTACCAACAATTTTAGTCAAAAGTTTAAAAAGCATAATACATTCCTCCAACTACTTCAAATTGAGCTAACTTAATATAGCGCTCTAACAAATTATATTCAAGTAAGATTATCCTTTAATAGAAAATCTATTTTTTCTTTTAGTTGTTGAAATGTGAAAGGCTTAGATAAAAAGGCATCTGCTCCAGCAGATAGAAAGATTTGAATTTCTCCATATCCACTTATACCTAAAATGGGTAAGAAAGGACTATCTTTTTTTATTTTTTGTATTAGCCATAGACCATCTTTGCCAGGTAGATTTCCGTCAGTTATAATAAGATTATACTGATTTTTATTAAAGAGCTTTAAAGCCATTTCAGCACTAAATGCAATATCCACAAAATAACCTAACATATAAAGAAATTGTGAAATAACCTCAGCTACATCTTTATCATCTTCTACTAACAATATCCTTAACATAAGGATTTATTACTACTTTTAGTTGAAAACGTCAAGAATTCAACAATTGGTTTATAGACTGCTTCTCAAAATAAGGTTATGAATAAACGAAATGAAACGAATTATTTCTAATATAGAAATAGGGGAAAAAATAAGATTTTTTCGGAAACAAAAGGGGCTTACACTGATGCAATTGGCAGAAAAGATAGGAGTATCTTTTCAACAGATACAAAAATATGAAAAAGGATATGATCGCATCTGTGTAGAAAGATTACAACAAATTGCTCAAGCTATAGGAATTCCTATTTCTTATTTTTTTACAAATTTTAATGAAGTTTATTATGTCCAAGAGAAAGCATCTAGTTATGATTTAATTCCAAAAGAATTACAGGAAATCCTACCATTAACAAAAGAAGAAATTATTGCCATTAAAAATTTGAGGAGTTTGAATAAAAAAATCAAAAAAAATTTTCTTGAAATCTTAGATTCTCTTTCAAAAAAAACAAAATAAATCTTCAGATTGAAAAAACAAAGCTTTAATGTTAGAAATAAACAAAATGAAGTGTCCATTTTGTGGAGCGTTGGAAAATAAAGTAGTAGATTCAAGATTAAGTCGAGATAATACAGCCATTAGAAGAAGAAGAGAATGTTTAAAATGTGGTCGTAGGTTTACTACATATGAATATATAGAAGAAACTCAATTAATGGTTATTAAAAAAGATGGAAGGCGTGAACCTTTTAGTCCTCAAAAGGTACTTGAAGGAATAAAAAAGGCTTGTCAAAAGCGCCCTATTAGTATTGAGCAGATGGAAGAATTTGTAAGAGAATTAGAGCAAAGTTATCAAGAGATGGGATTAAGAGAAGTACCTACTTCTGATATTGGTGAGAAAGTAATGGCAAAATTACATGAATGGGATAAGGTCGCTTATGTAAGATTTGCTTCTGTTTACCGAGATTTTAAAGATGTCCATGAATTTATGCGAGAATTAGAAGAAATTTTAGCCCATAAAAAAGAAAAGAATGGATAAATTTTTTTATATACGTCGCACTATAAAACTGGCAAAAAGGGCATTAGGACGTACTTCACCCAATCCATTGGTAGGTGCAGTTATTGTAAAAAATGGACGCATTATAGGTGAAGGTTATCATAAAAAAGCAGGTTTACCTCATGCAGAGATAGAAGCTATTAAAGCAGCAGGAAGAAAAGCAAAAGGGGCTGATTTATATGTTACTCTTGAGCCCTGCAATCATTATGGACGAACACCACCTTGCACAGAGGCTATTTTAAAGGCTGGTATAAAACGAGTATTTGTTGGAATGAGAGACCCAAATCCGCATGTAAAAGGTGGTGGAGTAGAATATTTAAGAAGTAAAGGAGTAGAAGTAGAAACAGGCATTTTAGAAGAAGAGTGTCGTCGCTTAAATGAAGTATTCATTAAATATGTTACTACTGGATTTCCTTTTGTTAGTTTAAAGTTAGCAGCTACACTGGATGGTAAAATTGCTTTAGCTAATAAAACTACATGGATTACTAATGAAAATTCAAGAATTTTTGTTCACCGTTTACGGGATATACATGATGCTATTTTAGTAGGAATTAACACTATTCTTAAAGACAATCCTTCATTAACTACAAGATTACCAAAAAGAAAAGGAAAAGACCCCATAAGGATTATTTTAGATACAAATTTACGTATCCCTTTAGAAGCAAAGGTACTTCATTTAGATTCTCCAGCAAAAACAGTTATTGTTACTTCTTTTAATGCACCTTCAGAAAAGATAAAAAAATTAAAAGCATTGGGAACAGAAGTTTGGCAAGTAGATTTAGAAAATGGAAAATTATCATTAAAAGAGGTTTTAAAACTTTTAGGAAATAAACAAATTACTTCTGTTTTGATAGAAGGTGGAGCAAAAGTAGCAGCCAGTTTTTTACAACAAAAATTAGTAGATAAAATTTATTTTTTTTATGCCCCAAAGATTTTTGGAGCAGAAAATCTATCCATGATTGCAGAATTAGGTATTGATTCTGCAGATAAAGCTATTTTATTAAAAGAAGTGTCTTTAAGAAGATTTGATAATGATATTTTAATAATTGGTTATCCTCAATACAGATGAAAAAAACTCCTTTATTCGAAATTCATCAAAGATTAAAAGCAAAAATGGAACCATTTGCTGGATGGTTAATGCCCATTCAATATGAAAGTATAATTTCTGAGCATCATTGGACAAGAAATTACTGTTCACTCTTTGATACTTGCCATATGGGAGAATTTATTATTTATGGTCATCTTAAGGAAAATAATTTAAATAAAGTTATAACTGCTGATTTGGAAAGTATGGAAATAGGAAAATGTTCTTATGGCTTTATGTTAAATGAAAAAGGCGGAATTATTGATGATCTCATTGTATATAAATTAGCTGAAGATAAATGGATGTTAGTAGTAAATGCTGAACCTTTGAATAAAGATGAAATACATTTAAAAAATTATATTAAAACAGAGATAGAAAATATTTCTTTTAAAACAGCTAAACTTGATTTACAAGGGCCTCTTTCAAGAGAAATTTTAAAAAATATAGTTGGTCAAGATATTGATAAGTTAAAGTATTATCATTTTGATTATTTTCCTATTTTAGGTGAAAATGTTTTAATTAGCCGTACAGGTTATACAGGAGAACTTGGTTATGAGTTGTATATAAATAGTGATAAAGCAGTAGACTTGTGGCATCTATTACTTTCAAACAAGAGAGTAAAACCTGCTGGTTTAGGAGCAAGGGATACATTAAGATTAGAAATGGGTTATCCACTTTATGGACAAGACATAACCGAAAAAACTACACCATTAGAAGCAGATTTAGAAAGATTTGTAAATTTTGAAAAGGAGTTTATTGGGAAAACAGCTCTTTTAAGACAAAAAGAAATAGGAATAAAGAAAAAACTTGTGTGTCTTATAGCAAGTTCACGTCGTGCGCCAAGGCACGGTTATAAAATATATTTAAATAATAAAGAAATTGGCTTTATTACCAGTGGTACATTCTCACCAAGTCTTGCTTGCGGAATAGGTATGGGTTATGTGGAAATAGATTATTGTGAATTAGGTATGAAAGTTTTTATTAAAGAAGATAAGATAGAAATAGAGGCTACTATTACCAAAAGACCATTTTATAAAGAAGGTTCATTAAGGAGATAAATGGAGGTAAAAATGCATATTCCTGAAGGATTATTTTATACTAAGGAACATGAATGGATAAAAATAGAAAATAATTTAGGAGAAATTGGCATTACTGATTATGCTCAAAATGCATTAGGTGATGTTACATTTGTAGAATTACCTAAAATAGGAGATAAAATTAAACAATTTGAACCTTTTGCTTCTATTGAATCAGTGAAGGCAGTTTCTGACGTATATGCTCCTATGTCAGGAAAAGTAATAAAAATAAATGAAAAACTTTCTACATCTCCTGAATTAATCAATAAATCTCCATATGAAGAAGGTTGGCTAATAGTAATAGAAATTGCTGATAAGAAGGAAAAAGAAAACCTTATGTCTGCTAAAGATTATAAAAAATATTTAGAGGAAATTGTATGAGTTACATACCTCATACTCAAGAAGAAGTTGAAGAGATGCTTAAAATCATTGGTGTTTCTTCTATAGAAGAATTGTTTGTTGATATTGGTGAAGAACTTAGACCTAAATCATTTAATCTGCCAGAAGGTAAGTCTGAATTTGAAGTAAAAGAAGATATTAAAAAAATTTCACAAAAAAATAATTATTCTCTTATTTATTTTTTAGGTGGTGGTGTATATGACCATTATATTCCAGCAATAGTAGATGCCCTTTCTTCTCGTAGTGAATTTTACACTGCTTATACTCCATATCAGCCAGAATGTTCGCAAGGTATATTACAAACAATGTATGAATATCAAACAGCCATTTGTATCTTAACTGACATGGATATAGCTAATGCTTCCCTTTATGATGGTGGCACTGCTTTATGTGAAGCAGTAATGATGGCTTTAAGGATTACAGAGAGGAAAAAAATTATTATAGATGGAGGAATAAATCCTATCTATCAAAAAATGCTCTTTACCTATACAGCAAATCTTCCTCTTGAAATTATTAAACTTCCTCCTAACATTGGACAAGCAGACAGAGATAAAATTTACAAACATTTAGATGAAAAAACAGCTGCTATCATTTTACAAAACCCAAATTTTTTTGGCACAATTGATGATCATACAGATATTATAGAAAAGGCACATAGTTTTGGAGCATTAGTGATAGAATCTGTTTATCCAATTTCTCTAGGACTTATAAAAACACCT
Proteins encoded:
- the ribD gene encoding bifunctional diaminohydroxyphosphoribosylaminopyrimidine deaminase/5-amino-6-(5-phosphoribosylamino)uracil reductase RibD encodes the protein MDKFFYIRRTIKLAKRALGRTSPNPLVGAVIVKNGRIIGEGYHKKAGLPHAEIEAIKAAGRKAKGADLYVTLEPCNHYGRTPPCTEAILKAGIKRVFVGMRDPNPHVKGGGVEYLRSKGVEVETGILEEECRRLNEVFIKYVTTGFPFVSLKLAATLDGKIALANKTTWITNENSRIFVHRLRDIHDAILVGINTILKDNPSLTTRLPKRKGKDPIRIILDTNLRIPLEAKVLHLDSPAKTVIVTSFNAPSEKIKKLKALGTEVWQVDLENGKLSLKEVLKLLGNKQITSVLIEGGAKVAASFLQQKLVDKIYFFYAPKIFGAENLSMIAELGIDSADKAILLKEVSLRRFDNDILIIGYPQYR
- a CDS encoding response regulator; translated protein: MLRILLVEDDKDVAEVISQFLYMLGYFVDIAFSAEMALKLFNKNQYNLIITDGNLPGKDGLWLIQKIKKDSPFLPILGISGYGEIQIFLSAGADAFLSKPFTFQQLKEKIDFLLKDNLT
- the secA gene encoding preprotein translocase subunit SecA; this encodes MLFKLLTKIVGTKNERELNRLSAIVDRINQLEPNIRKLSDAQLKEKTKEFKEKLERGATLDDLLPEAFAVVREAAVRVLGQRPFDVQVIGGIVLHEGKIAEMKTGEGKTLAATMPAYLNALLGKGVHIVTVNDYLAKRDSEWMGGIYRFLGLEVGVILHDMDDIERKKAYDADITYGTNNEFGFDYLRDNMKFDISEVVQRGHYYAIVDEVDSILIDEARTPLIISGPAERSTALFYQINRLIPHLKKDIDFTLDEKTKTAALTEAGVAKMEKLLKIENLYDPRYIEVLHVIYQCLRAHHLFKKDRDYIVKDGKVIIVDEFTGRLMPGRRYSEGLHQALEAKEGVEVQSEYQTLATITFQNYFRMYEKLAGMTGTAETEAAEFKEIYNLDVVVIPTHKEMIRIDYPDVIYKTERAKFKAVVREIKELYKQGRPVLVGTVSIEKSERLSEMLKKEGIPHAVLNAKHHAKEAEIVALAGQKGRVTIATNMAGRGTDIVLGEGVAELGGLHIIGTERHESRRIDNQLRGRAGRQGDPGSSRFYLSLEDDLLRLFGGERLSSLMDRFGMNEDEPIEHKWVSKAIENAQKRVEAHNFEIRKQLLEYDDVLNEQREIIYRQRREAMAGNLKETILGMIEDVAERLIETYCPKNIHPEEWDYEGLKKQVEQTFNLSLEKFNPYPSSQEALYSYITEMAKNAYFEKEKLFGSENMRFLERYIVLQVVDTLWREHLISMDYLREGIGLRGYGQKDPLQEYKREGFMMFHEMIERIKEQTIAHLFRVEIRREEEIADLRPETPKDMRLSHGEETKRTPVRRKTRKIGRNEPCPCGSGKKYKHCCGRNV
- the gcvH gene encoding glycine cleavage system protein GcvH encodes the protein MHIPEGLFYTKEHEWIKIENNLGEIGITDYAQNALGDVTFVELPKIGDKIKQFEPFASIESVKAVSDVYAPMSGKVIKINEKLSTSPELINKSPYEEGWLIVIEIADKKEKENLMSAKDYKKYLEEIV
- the gcvT gene encoding glycine cleavage system aminomethyltransferase GcvT → MKKTPLFEIHQRLKAKMEPFAGWLMPIQYESIISEHHWTRNYCSLFDTCHMGEFIIYGHLKENNLNKVITADLESMEIGKCSYGFMLNEKGGIIDDLIVYKLAEDKWMLVVNAEPLNKDEIHLKNYIKTEIENISFKTAKLDLQGPLSREILKNIVGQDIDKLKYYHFDYFPILGENVLISRTGYTGELGYELYINSDKAVDLWHLLLSNKRVKPAGLGARDTLRLEMGYPLYGQDITEKTTPLEADLERFVNFEKEFIGKTALLRQKEIGIKKKLVCLIASSRRAPRHGYKIYLNNKEIGFITSGTFSPSLACGIGMGYVEIDYCELGMKVFIKEDKIEIEATITKRPFYKEGSLRR
- the nrdR gene encoding transcriptional regulator NrdR — protein: MKCPFCGALENKVVDSRLSRDNTAIRRRRECLKCGRRFTTYEYIEETQLMVIKKDGRREPFSPQKVLEGIKKACQKRPISIEQMEEFVRELEQSYQEMGLREVPTSDIGEKVMAKLHEWDKVAYVRFASVYRDFKDVHEFMRELEEILAHKKEKNG
- a CDS encoding helix-turn-helix domain-containing protein — translated: MKRIISNIEIGEKIRFFRKQKGLTLMQLAEKIGVSFQQIQKYEKGYDRICVERLQQIAQAIGIPISYFFTNFNEVYYVQEKASSYDLIPKELQEILPLTKEEIIAIKNLRSLNKKIKKNFLEILDSLSKKTK